In Pseudomonas fakonensis, one DNA window encodes the following:
- a CDS encoding MFS transporter, producing the protein MPTSITAAQAPTQSTRLPLSGLLALALTGFIAILSETLPAGLLDQIAGGMHISQAMAGQWVTAYALGALLSAIPLVTFTQGWRRRRALLLAIGSFVLFNGLTVLSRDNHLTLLLRFCTGAASGLAWGLIAGHARRMVAPAQQGKAMAVAMLGQPIALSLGLPIATWLGVWLGWRATFAVVTLAALLLAVWVLRAVPDFPGQQAGRRPAALAVLRTPGVARVLLVILAWILGHNILYTYIVPLLAAAGMAADTGLVLMTFGLASLAGIALVGLWVDYHLRALVLLCLAGFALATLALGQVQGSAWLMHASVALWGLTYGGAPTLLQTACADAAGEGGDVAQSMLVTVWNSAIALGGIVGGLLLSGSGVGAFGPVALGLIALAWLLTYGGRKAGFTAGAR; encoded by the coding sequence ATGCCCACCTCGATCACCGCCGCCCAGGCACCGACCCAGAGCACACGGCTGCCGCTAAGTGGCCTGTTGGCCCTGGCGCTGACCGGTTTCATCGCCATCCTCAGCGAAACGCTGCCTGCCGGGCTGCTCGACCAGATTGCCGGTGGCATGCACATCAGCCAGGCCATGGCCGGGCAGTGGGTCACCGCTTATGCCCTTGGTGCGCTGTTGAGCGCGATCCCGCTGGTGACCTTCACCCAAGGCTGGCGCCGGCGCCGGGCCTTGCTGCTGGCGATCGGCAGCTTCGTGCTGTTCAATGGCCTGACCGTGCTGTCCCGCGACAACCACCTGACCCTGCTGCTGCGCTTTTGCACCGGCGCGGCCAGCGGGCTGGCCTGGGGTTTGATCGCCGGGCATGCGCGGCGCATGGTGGCCCCGGCGCAGCAGGGCAAGGCCATGGCGGTGGCCATGCTCGGCCAGCCCATCGCGTTGTCGTTGGGTTTGCCGATTGCCACCTGGCTGGGGGTGTGGCTGGGGTGGCGGGCGACCTTCGCGGTGGTGACCCTGGCCGCCTTGCTGCTGGCCGTCTGGGTGCTGCGCGCGGTACCGGACTTCCCTGGCCAGCAGGCCGGCCGGCGCCCGGCTGCGCTGGCGGTGCTGCGTACCCCCGGGGTGGCGCGGGTGCTGCTGGTGATCCTGGCCTGGATCCTGGGCCACAACATCCTCTACACCTACATCGTGCCGCTGCTCGCGGCAGCAGGCATGGCCGCCGATACCGGCCTGGTGCTGATGACCTTCGGTCTTGCGTCGCTGGCCGGCATCGCCCTGGTGGGGTTGTGGGTGGATTATCACCTGCGCGCTCTGGTGCTGCTGTGCCTGGCCGGCTTTGCCCTGGCCACCCTGGCACTGGGCCAGGTACAGGGTTCGGCCTGGCTGATGCACGCCAGCGTGGCGCTGTGGGGGCTGACCTATGGTGGCGCGCCGACCTTGCTGCAAACCGCCTGCGCCGATGCGGCGGGCGAGGGGGGTGATGTGGCGCAGTCGATGCTGGTGACGGTATGGAACAGTGCCATCGCGCTAGGCGGGATTGTCGGCGGGCTGCTGCTGAGCGGTTCGGGTGTCGGGGCTTTCGGGCCTGTGGCGCTGGGGCTGATTGCGTTGGCATGGCTGCTGACCTACGGCGGGCGCAAGGCCGGGTTCACGGCGGGCGCGCGGTAA